The following coding sequences are from one Diadema setosum chromosome 9, eeDiaSeto1, whole genome shotgun sequence window:
- the LOC140232975 gene encoding uncharacterized protein KIAA1143 homolog: protein MAANRNITYIKPSEPSFLTKFKKDVGYKEGPTVDSKKELPQLDDLPDRPDEEDEKPVVVVLKKGDLTQEEADQALKEINSQEEKEEEDQDPGDGRIRFRKPTKRSQSDKSDLNVSSSKKSKDKKKARMDRDRSGKKVKNSSLLSFGGDEDEEEDT, encoded by the exons ATGGCAGCTAATCGAAACATAACTTACATAAAGCCATCAGAACCCAGTTTCCTCACTAAGTTCAAGAAAGATGTTGGATACAAGGAGGGCCCGACAGTCGATTCGAAG AAAGAATTACCCCAACTGGATGACCTTCCTGACAGACCCGATGAAGAGGATGAGAAGCCTGTGGTGGTGGTCCTGAAAAAAGGAGATCTCACCCAAGAAGAGGCAGACCAGGCCCTGAAGGAGATAAACAGccaagaagagaaagaggaagaggaccAAG ATCCTGGTGATGGAAGAATCAGGTTTCGTAAACCAACAAAGCGGAGCCAAAGCGACAAATCGGACCTGAATGTGTCGTCATCAAAAAAGTCCAAAGATAAGAAAAAGGCCAGGATGGACAGAGACAGATCAGGAAAGAAGGTTAAAAATTCCAGCCTCTTATCCTTTGGAGGGGatgaagatgaggaggaagacACTTGA